The Muricauda sp. SCSIO 65647 genome includes a region encoding these proteins:
- a CDS encoding O-antigen ligase translates to MIASFMCAFIALSFNQDDRFERFFHFGFITSIVLLIFFEYRVGNFSLIGFINPTVSRGDFLNNANYYSYISLFANFSLFRLHLLYKNRFTYLGLLLLPPLMLAMSFVTQSRSGLLFILIINVIFWYWVVNSAHQKSYIKVLRFLSLGIITIFLAIQFIGVYSQSSIRGRVEATDRDARGALVELGLEAFMDHPFLGLGLGQFPRYSKTGLFTHNTYVEALAEHGFFIGGVVILVFVLPLFKATSLLRRFSKNQFIKLNFLFFFIFLFYNNVFVFYKASSAMMFFFLMIGIQQRLEKKHSANQKSILNVP, encoded by the coding sequence ATGATTGCCTCATTTATGTGCGCTTTCATTGCCTTAAGCTTTAACCAAGATGACAGGTTTGAGCGCTTTTTTCATTTTGGATTTATCACCAGCATTGTGCTTTTGATTTTCTTTGAATATCGTGTTGGCAACTTTAGCCTAATAGGATTCATAAACCCCACTGTCTCAAGAGGTGATTTTTTAAACAATGCCAATTATTATTCATACATCAGTTTATTTGCCAATTTTTCATTGTTTCGTTTGCATCTGCTCTATAAAAATAGGTTCACCTATTTGGGATTACTTTTATTGCCTCCGCTGATGTTGGCCATGTCTTTCGTCACCCAATCACGTTCAGGGCTGCTTTTTATTCTAATCATCAATGTTATCTTTTGGTATTGGGTGGTAAACTCGGCTCATCAAAAAAGTTATATCAAGGTTTTACGGTTTTTGAGTCTAGGAATTATTACCATATTCTTGGCCATTCAATTCATTGGGGTTTATAGTCAATCGAGTATCAGGGGAAGGGTCGAGGCAACAGATAGGGACGCGAGGGGTGCATTGGTTGAATTAGGTCTGGAAGCTTTTATGGACCATCCCTTTCTAGGTTTAGGGCTCGGGCAGTTTCCTCGTTATTCTAAAACAGGTTTGTTTACCCACAATACCTATGTAGAGGCCTTGGCCGAACATGGCTTTTTTATCGGGGGAGTGGTCATATTGGTTTTTGTACTACCCTTGTTTAAAGCTACATCATTATTGAGGAGATTCTCTAAAAATCAGTTTATAAAGTTGAACTTCTTGTTCTTCTTTATCTTTCTGTTTTATAATAATGTTTTTGTATTCTACAAGGCCAGTTCTGCCATGATGTTTTTCTTTTTAATGATTGGCATACAACAACGATTAGAGAAAAAACATTCGGCAAATCAAAAATCAATACTGAATGTCCCTTAA
- a CDS encoding glycosyltransferase family 4 protein — MSKKLTIGFLLGKVDETGGIPRVTSIVSDALVQKGQYEIHLFSFHPSKMDGGFHWNEQLLVHDLLDRPKSMARGLSQALKGLRHKIDTHALDILVVCGFNMGLLGVLSSQYKKTKLVYWSHSSFRGYRVPFKNLNEQLASYFANAVVTLTKADRRTYLKKTKAKKVVQIYNPLDRVILKLDNGYSINSKKILSVGRLDESKNFHSLTLDVAQKIFDECPDHEWHIYGSGDFKEYIREKISEKKLDGKVVLKGHSNDIYSLYAQYSLFVMTSSFEGFPMVLLEAMASNLPLLSFDVPTGPNEIIRNDENGYLIPAFDCDKMAEKIVSLLKNNEKRRELSEANKKFVNELSIDKISDSWVRLFEELTE; from the coding sequence ATGTCGAAAAAGTTAACAATCGGTTTTTTGCTCGGCAAGGTTGATGAAACAGGGGGTATTCCCCGGGTGACGTCAATTGTAAGCGATGCTTTGGTGCAAAAAGGGCAATATGAGATTCATTTGTTCAGCTTTCATCCCAGCAAGATGGATGGTGGGTTTCATTGGAATGAGCAACTCTTGGTGCATGACCTGTTGGACAGACCTAAAAGCATGGCTCGTGGATTGTCGCAAGCCCTTAAGGGCCTTAGGCACAAAATCGATACTCATGCCCTAGACATTCTTGTGGTCTGTGGTTTCAACATGGGTTTATTGGGGGTACTTTCATCTCAATATAAAAAAACCAAATTGGTTTATTGGTCGCACTCAAGCTTTAGGGGGTATAGAGTACCCTTTAAAAATCTCAATGAACAATTGGCAAGTTATTTCGCCAATGCCGTAGTCACCCTTACAAAGGCCGATAGGCGTACATACCTCAAGAAGACAAAAGCGAAAAAGGTGGTACAAATCTATAATCCCCTTGATAGGGTCATTTTAAAGCTCGACAATGGTTACAGTATCAACTCAAAAAAAATACTCAGTGTCGGAAGACTTGATGAATCAAAGAACTTTCATTCACTTACTCTTGATGTGGCTCAAAAAATCTTTGACGAATGCCCAGACCATGAATGGCACATCTATGGATCAGGTGATTTTAAGGAATATATCCGCGAGAAAATCTCAGAAAAAAAACTCGATGGAAAAGTGGTTCTGAAGGGCCATTCAAATGATATCTATAGCTTATACGCCCAATATAGCCTATTCGTAATGACCTCTTCGTTTGAGGGATTTCCGATGGTATTGCTCGAAGCGATGGCAAGTAACCTGCCACTACTTAGCTTTGATGTACCCACAGGGCCAAATGAAATAATCAGAAATGATGAAAATGGCTATTTGATACCCGCTTTCGATTGTGACAAAATGGCTGAAAAAATCGTGTCTCTCTTAAAAAACAATGAGAAAAGACGAGAGCTTTCAGAAGCCAATAAGAAGTTCGTCAATGAGCTATCGATAGATAAAATATCCGATAGTTGGGTTCGGCTGTTCGAAGAACTAACAGAGTGA